A window from Bos indicus isolate NIAB-ARS_2022 breed Sahiwal x Tharparkar chromosome 1, NIAB-ARS_B.indTharparkar_mat_pri_1.0, whole genome shotgun sequence encodes these proteins:
- the MUC4 gene encoding mucin-4 isoform X3 gives MTTGPEKQSTLPPSTTSTGKTSASSQNHQTPSMKTTRGTQTTTITAVRTSTLSSSTRALKSTEDTSQRTSPSGTTITSFPPYVRHTPTVTSKIWRTKTSADTTVGNPRNTSPTLLRHIHPVSTVSITTGPEKQSTLPPSTTSTGKTSMSPQNRQTPSMKTTSGIQTTTITAVRTSTVSSSTHAHRSREGTSQRTPPSGTTTTSFPPHVRQTPTVTSKIWRTKTSADTTVGNPRNTSPTLPRHIHPVSTVSMTTGPEKQSTLPPSTTSTGKTSASSQNHQTPSMKTTRGTQTTTITAVRTSTVSSSTHALKSTEDTSQRTSPSGTTITSFPPYVRYTPTVTSKIWRTKTSADITVGNPRNTSPTLPRHIHPVSTVSMTTGSEKQSTLPPFTTSTGKTSMSPQNHQTPSMKTTSGTQTTTITAVRTSTVSSSTHAHRSREGTSQRTPPSGTTTTSFPPYVRHTPTVTSKIWRTKTSADTTVGNPRNTSPTLPRHIHPVSTVSMTTGPEKQSTLPPSTTSTGKTSASSQNHQTPSMKTTRGTQTTTITAVRTSTLSSSTRALKSTEDTSQRTPPSGTTTTSFPPYVRHTPTVTSKIWRTKTSADTTVGNPRNTSPTLPRHIHPVSTVSMTTGPEKQSTLPPSTTSTGKTSASSQNHQTPSMKTTRGTQTTTITAVRTSTLSSSTRALKSTEDTSQRTSPSAPDPAVTWSSATRFTSHPTPLSVTSTSPTVTGSTMKAETSEKSTTSQKADCGGSTASLPSTTSQTLTTSTPGTSTGVLLFPYGPSAGDQEFVRRTVDFTSPLFKPQIGFPLGSLLWDSLYFTDNGQIIFPKSDYQIFSYPNPPLRGFSDWDSVAMVAPFWDDADFSSSRGTIFYQEYETLYDDYNTLVQKVESSINTLTKTGNYKARWTLKITWVHVPAYPAQVTIGTNTYQAILSTDGSRSYALFLYQSGGMQWTVTGRPGNPVLMGFSSGDGYFKNSQLTFHPVWEKYRPDQFLDSNSGLRGLQIYKLHREEKPNYRLRCLQWLKRQPQWPSWGWNQISCPCSWNQGVLDLRFQSISRGSRQLCSFSSWRGGVCCRYGPWGELLQGWRVQSPWQLDQELELQNWCCHFNSNPSFCALYQLRRPPVSCTGYQPSSLAWMVGDPHITTLDGVNYTFNGLGDFLLVRTQDRNSSFLLQGRTAQTRSANATNFIGFAAEYRSSSLHPITVQWLLKPNNTIHVQLNNQTIAFETNGEDTKDQEIFNSSGVIMTHHGSTVSASFDGAVAISVLAISNILHISCSLSKGYQNHTEGLMGFWNGNPDDDFRMPNGSTIPKRSSEEMLFHYGMTWKINGTSLFGKRDDNLPSSFTPVFLSQLLRNTSLNKNLTSSCHGDDQCIFDVLATGSEKLGNDTRAIFRIYQQMNTTLNRYPPSIKGPDVIKAYMGQTTVVNYTSDAKDITFTLRENCTDFKLFENGTLLWTPKLLEPFTLEILASSDQGSLSSVLKPRTVVCECKAESQCLYNQTSWVNNSSLEAADCKCDGNTFGRYCNYSKDPCDEQCFPNVKCISGKGCEACPPHLTGDGRHCASLEKPFLCQNKSCPEDYCYNNGFCSVSHTLGCQPVCTCPSAFTDARCFLAGNNFTPTVHQELPLRIIQLSLTEDENASQADVNASVAYRLKNLELWAFLWNRQVDQTKPSTAPASGSSLHHWNIISEFQYRPEGPVIDFLNNRLLDAVVKAFLPPAPQMRAKRSGGPRNNVAFHSISRKDVNSVMALNVSMLATYLQCNGYKDYHLVYSPQGGFTCVSPCSQGYCKHGGQCQHLPDGPRCSCVPFSIYTPWGKRCEQLSMKLGAFFGILFGTLGAILLLGVAVFVILRFWGSRARLSYRLGPRAEASPRTRTRAAMA, from the exons ATGACAACTGGACCAGAGAAACAATCAACTTTACCCCCTTCCACCACTTCTACTGGGAAAACATCAGCATCTTCTCAGAACCACCAGACTCCGAGCATGAAGACCACCAGAGGAAcacaaaccaccaccatcacagcaGTGAGAACATCAACTCTCTCATCATCGACACGTGCACTCAAATCTACAGAAGACACTTCCCAGAGGACATCTCCTTCAGGTACAACAATCACTTCATTCCCACCCTATGTGAGGCATACACCTACAGTAACATCAAAAATATGGAGAACAAAAACCTCAGCAGATACCACTGTAGGAAACCCGAGGAACACATCACCAACTCTACTGAGACATATCCATCCGGTCTCCACAGTGTCGATTACAACTGGACCAGAGAAACAATCAACTTTACCCCCTTCCACCACTTCTACTGGGAAAACATCAATGTCTCCTCAGAACCGCCAGACTCCAAGCATGAAAACCACCAGTGGAAttcaaaccaccaccatcacagctGTGAGAACATCAACTGTCTCATCAtcaacacatgcacacagatcTAGAGAAGGCACTTCCCAGAGGACACCTCCTTCAGGTACAACAACCACTTCATTCCCACCCCATGTGAGGCAAACACCTACAGTAACATCAAAAATATGGAGAACAAAAACCTCAGCAGACACCACTGTAGGAAACCCGAGGAACACATCACCAACTCTACCGAGACATATCCATCCGGTCTCCACAGTGTCAATGACAACTGGACCAGAGAAACAATCAACTTTACCCCCTTCCACCACTTCTACTGGGAAAACATCAGCATCTTCTCAGAACCACCAGACTCCGAGCATGAAGACCACCAGAGGAACACAAACCACCACTATCACAGCAGTGAGAACATCAACTGTCTCATCATCGACACATGCACTCAAATCTACAGAAGACACTTCCCAGAGGACATCTCCTTCAGGTACAACAATCACTTCATTCCCACCCTATGTGAGGTATACACCTACAGTAACATCAAAAATATGGAGAACAAAAACCTCAGCAGACATCACTGTAGGAAACCCGAGGAACACATCACCAACTCTACCGAGACATATCCATCCGGTCTCCACAGTGTCAATGACAACTGGATCAGAGAAACAATCAACCTTACCCCCTTTCACCACTTCTACTGGGAAAACATCAATGTCTCCTCAGAACCACCAGACTCCAAGCATGAAAACCACCAGTGGAACtcaaaccaccaccatcaccgctGTGAGAACATCAACTGTCTCATCAtcaacacatgcacacagatcTAGAGAAGGCACTTCCCAGAGGACACCTCCTTCAGGTACAACAACCACTTCATTCCCACCCTATGTGAGGCATACACCTACAGTAACATCAAAAATATGGAGAACAAAAACCTCAGCAGACACCACTGTAGGAAACCCGAGGAACACATCACCAACTCTACCGAGACATATCCATCCAGTCTCCACAGTGTCAATGACAACTGGACCAGAGAAACAATCAACTTTACCCCCTTCCACCACTTCTACTGGGAAAACATCAGCATCTTCTCAGAACCACCAGACTCCGAGCATGAAGACCACCAGAGGAACACAAACCACCACTATCACAGCAGTGAGAACATCAACTCTCTCATCATCGACACGTGCACTCAAATCTACAGAAGACACTTCCCAGAGGACACCTCCTTCAGGTACAACAACCACTTCATTCCCACCCTATGTGAGGCATACACCTACAGTAACATCAAAAATATGGAGAACAAAAACCTCAGCAGACACCACTGTAGGAAACCCGAGGAACACATCACCAACTCTACCGAGACATATCCATCCAGTCTCCACAGTGTCAATGACAACTGGACCAGAGAAACAATCAACTTTACCCCCTTCCACCACTTCTACTGGGAAAACATCAGCATCTTCTCAGAACCACCAGACTCCGAGCATGAAGACCACCAGAGGAACACAAACCACCACTATCACAGCAGTGAGAACATCAACTCTCTCATCATCGACACGTGCACTCAAATCTACAGAAGACACTTCCCAGAGGACATCTCCTTCAG cccctgaccctgcagtCACCTGGAGCTCCGCCACCCGATTCACAAGTCACCCCACTCCTCTGTCTGTTACCAGCACTTCTCCAACAGTCACAGGCTCCACCATGAAGGCTGAGACATCAG AAAAAAGCACAACCTCACAGAAGGCAGACTGTGGGGGAAGCACAGCATCACTACCCTCAACAACCTCCCAGACCCTTACCACCTCCACTCCTGGGACTTCTACAG GTGTTCTCCTCTTCCCCTACGGGCCAAGTGCTGGAGACCAGGAGTTTGTCAGGAGGACCGTGGACTTCACCTCACCACTCTTCAAGCCCCAGATCGGCTTCCCCCTTGGCTCCTTGCTCTGGGATTCCCTCTAC TTCACAGATAATGGCCAAATCATTTTCCCGAAGTCAGACTACCAGATTTTCTCCTACCCCAACCCTCCCCTCAGAGGCTTTTCAGACTGGGACTCTGTGGCCATGGTGGCTCCATTCTGGGATGATGCTGATTTCTCCAGCAGCCGGGGAACCATATTTTACCAG GAATATGAGACTCTCTATGATGACTACAACACACTAGTGCAGAAGGTGGAGTCTTCAATTAACACGTTAACGAAAACCGGAAACTACAAAGCCAGATGGACGCTAAAGATCACTTGGGTTCATGTCCCTGCCTATCCTGCCCAGGTGACCATCGGG ACCAACACCTACCAAGCCATCCTTTCCACGGACGGGAGCAGGTCCTACGCCCTGTTTCTCTACCAAAGTGGTGGGATGCAGTGGACTGTGACCGGGCGACCAGGCAACCCTGTCCTGATGGGCTTTTCCAG TGGAGATGGGTATTTCAAAAACAGCCAGTTGACATTCCATCCAGTATGGGAGAAGTATCGTCCAGACCAATTCCTGGATTCCAACTCAG GCCTCCGGGGGCTACAGATCTACAAGCTGCACAGAGAGGAAAAGCCCAATTACCGTCTCCGGTGTCTGCAGTGGTTGAAGAGACAGCCTCAGTGGCCCAGCTGGGGCTGGAACCAGATCTCCTGCCCTTGCTCCTGGAACCAGGGAGTATTGGATTTAAGATTCCAGTCCATCAGCAGAG GCAGCAGGCAGCTGTGCAGCTTCTCCTCCTGGCGTGGGGGTGTGTGCTGCCGCTATGGACCCTGGGGAGAGCTACTCCAAGGCTGGAGAGTGCAGAGTCCTTGGCAACTTG ACCAAGAACTGGAGCTGCAAAACTGGTGTTGCCATTTCAACAGCAACCCCTCCTTCTGCGCCCTGTACCAGCTAAGGAGGCCCCCGGTCAGCTGCACCGGGTACCAGCCCTCAAGTCTTG CCTGGATGGTCGGGGACCCTCACATCACCACCTTGGATGGTGTCAATTACACCTTCAATGGGCTGGGAGACTTCCTGTTGGTCCGGACCCAGGACAGAAACTCCTCCTTCCTGCTGCAGGGCCGCACTGCACAGACACGCTCAGCAAATGCCACCAACTTCATTGGCTTTGCTGCTGAATACCGCTCCAGCAGCCTGCACCCTATCACA GTTCAATGGCTCCTTAAGCCCAATAACACAATCCATGTTCAGCTCAATAACCAGACCATAGCATTTGAGACTAACGGTGAAGATACAAAAG ACCAGGAGATCTTCAACAGCTCTGGAGTCATAATGACCCACCACGGCTCCACGGTATCAGCCAGTTTCGATGGTGCTGTGGCCATCTCCGTGCTCGCTATCTCCAACAtcctccacatctcctgcagcctTTCGAAGGGGTATCAGAACCACACTGAAGGCCTCATGG GCTTCTGGAACGGCAATCCAGATGATGACTTCAGGATGCCCAATGGCTCCACCATACCGAAAAGGAGCTCCGAGGAGATGCTTTTCCACTATGGAATGACCT GGAAAATCAACGGAACAAGCCTTTTTGGCAAGAGGGACGACAATTTGCCTTCCAGCTTCACCCCTGTCTTCCTTTCACAACTGCTGCGAAACACATCCCTGAATAAAAATTTGACCTCTTCTTGTCATGGAGATGATCAATGCATCTTTGATGTCCTGGCTACAGGAAGTGAAAAGCTCGGAAATGACACTAGGGCGATATTTAGAATCTACCAGCAGATGAACACTACCCTGA ATCGGTACCCACCCTCTATCAAGGGTCCTGATGTGATAAAAGCCTACATGGGACAGACCACAGTGGTTAATTACACCAGCGACGCTAAGGACATCACATTCACCCTCAGAGAAAACTGCACGGACTTCAAGCTCTTTG AGAATGGGACATTGCTATGGACACCAAAGCTGCTGGAACCATTTACTCTGGAGATTCTAGCAAGCAGTGACCAGGGAAGCTTGTCATCTGTACTCAAGCCAAGGACAGTGGTCTGTGAGTGCAAGGCAGAGAGCCAGTGTTTGTACAACCAGACCAGCTGGGTGAACAACTCCTCCCTGGAG GCAGCGGATTGCAAGTGCGATGGGAATACCTTCGGCCGCTACTGCAACTACTCCAAGGACCCCTGTGACGAGCAGTGCTTCCCGAATGTGAAGTGCATTTCCGGAAAGGGCTGCGAAGCCTGCCCCCCGCACCTTACTGGGGATGGACGTCACTGTGCAT CTCTGGAGAAACCCTTCCTCTGTCAGAATAAGTCCTGCCCTGAGGACTACTGCTACAACAACGGCTTCTGCTCCGTCTCCCACACTCTGGGCTGCCAGCCCGTCTGCACCTGCCCCTCGGCCTTCACCGACGCCCGCTGCTTCCTGGCTGGGAACAATTTCACTCCAACCGTCCATCAAG AGCTTCCTTTAAGGATCATCCAGCTCTCGCTCACTGAAGACGAAAATGCCTCCCAAGCAGATGTCAATGCCTCG GTGGCCTATAGACTGAAGAACCTGGAATTGTGGGCCTTTCTCTGGAACAGACAAGTGGATCAAAC TAAACCCTCAACGGCACCAGCCTCAGGAAGCTCCCTTCACCACTGGAACATCATCTCTGAGTTCCAGTACCGCCCTGAGGGCCCTGTCATTGACTTCCTGAACAACCGGCTGCTGGACGCAGTGGTGAAGGCGTTCTTACCCCCGGCTCCCCAGATGAGGGCGAAGAGAAGTGGGGGGCCCAGGAACAACGTGGCCTTCCATTCCATCTCCAGGAAGGACGTGAACAGTGTGATGGCTC TGAATGTGAGCATGCTGGCAACTTACTTGCAATGCAATGGCTACAAGGACTACCACCTGGTCTACAGCCCCCAGGGTGGCTTCACCTGCGTGTCCCCCTGCAGTCAGGGCTACTGTAAGCACGGAGGCCAGTGCCAGCACCTGCCGGATGGGCCCCGCTGCAG ctgTGTGCCCTTCTCCATCTACACGCCCTGGGGCAAGCGctgtgagcaactgagcatgaaacTCGGAGCCTTCTTCGGGATCCTCTTCGGGACCCTGGGCGCCATCTTGCTGCTGGGGGTCGCGGTGTTTGTGATCCTGCGTTTCTGGGGCTCCCGGGCCCGTTTATCCTACCGGCTGGGTCCGAGAGCTGAGGCCTCGCCCCGAACACGAACACGGGCTGCTATGGCCTAG
- the MUC4 gene encoding mucin-4 isoform X7 yields the protein MRGTHWRRLPCMFLSCLCSYILGPVVLGTAQTQWASLTSKNCLTSSVTEDLSPSSISHTPPTSSELMTGTTSANITVGQAKEISPSDTSSFDPVTSAVSIAAGGKRQSKAFYSSSTTQNYQAQLRKTKEESQTTTITEVRQSLPSSTSSGHATQLKTTHGKTISSVSSGMSHTLATKSKMLTAPTSTDRTFSPSNVSNTSPMTSASSQNHQTPSMKTTRGTQTTTITAVRTSTVSSSTRALKSTEDTSQRTSPSGTTITSYPPYVRQTTTVISKIWRTKTSADTTVGNPRNTSPTLPRHIHPVSTVSMTTGPEKQSTLPPSTTSTGKTSMSPQNRQTPSMKTTSGIQTTTITAVRTSTVSSSTHAHRSTEGTSQRTSPSAPDPAVTWSSATRFTSHPTPLSVTSTSPTVTGSTMKAETSEKSTTSQKADCGGSTASLPSTTSQTLTTSTPGTSTGVLLFPYGPSAGDQEFVRRTVDFTSPLFKPQIGFPLGSLLWDSLYFTDNGQIIFPKSDYQIFSYPNPPLRGFSDWDSVAMVAPFWDDADFSSSRGTIFYQEYETLYDDYNTLVQKVESSINTLTKTGNYKARWTLKITWVHVPAYPAQVTIGTNTYQAILSTDGSRSYALFLYQSGGMQWTVTGRPGNPVLMGFSSGDGYFKNSQLTFHPVWEKYRPDQFLDSNSGLRGLQIYKLHREEKPNYRLRCLQWLKRQPQWPSWGWNQISCPCSWNQGVLDLRFQSISRGSRQLCSFSSWRGGVCCRYGPWGELLQGWRVQSPWQLDQELELQNWCCHFNSNPSFCALYQLRRPPVSCTGYQPSSLAWMVGDPHITTLDGVNYTFNGLGDFLLVRTQDRNSSFLLQGRTAQTRSANATNFIGFAAEYRSSSLHPITVQWLLKPNNTIHVQLNNQTIAFETNGEDTKDQEIFNSSGVIMTHHGSTVSASFDGAVAISVLAISNILHISCSLSKGYQNHTEGLMGFWNGNPDDDFRMPNGSTIPKRSSEEMLFHYGMTWKINGTSLFGKRDDNLPSSFTPVFLSQLLRNTSLNKNLTSSCHGDDQCIFDVLATGSEKLGNDTRAIFRIYQQMNTTLNRYPPSIKGPDVIKAYMGQTTVVNYTSDAKDITFTLRENCTDFKLFENGTLLWTPKLLEPFTLEILASSDQGSLSSVLKPRTVVCECKAESQCLYNQTSWVNNSSLEAADCKCDGNTFGRYCNYSKDPCDEQCFPNVKCISGKGCEACPPHLTGDGRHCASLEKPFLCQNKSCPEDYCYNNGFCSVSHTLGCQPVCTCPSAFTDARCFLAGNNFTPTVHQELPLRIIQLSLTEDENASQADVNASVAYRLKNLELWAFLWNRQVDQTKPSTAPASGSSLHHWNIISEFQYRPEGPVIDFLNNRLLDAVVKAFLPPAPQMRAKRSGGPRNNVAFHSISRKDVNSVMALNVSMLATYLQCNGYKDYHLVYSPQGGFTCVSPCSQGYCKHGGQCQHLPDGPRCSCVPFSIYTPWGKRCEQLSMKLGAFFGILFGTLGAILLLGVAVFVILRFWGSRARLSYRLGPRAEASPRTRTRAAMA from the exons GCACTGCCCAAACCCAGTGGGCATCTTTGACAAGCAAAAACTGTCTGACAAGCAGTGTTACTGAGGACCTGTCCCCTTCCAGCATCAGCCACACACCTCCCACATCATCAGAACTGATGACAGGAACAACCTCAGCCAACATCACTGTAGGTCAAGCAAAGGAAATATCACCCTCTGATACTAGCAGCTTTGATCCAGTCACCTCAGCAGTCTCAATAGCAGCTGGAGGAAAGAGACAATCAAAGGCATTTTATTCCAGTTCCACTACTCAAAACTATCAGGCTCAGCTCAGAAAGACCAAGGAAGAATcccaaaccaccaccatcacagaaGTGAGGCAGTCATTACCTTCATCCACTTCAAGTGGACATGCAACACAATTGAAAACTACCCATGGCAAAACAATCTCTTCAGTCTCATCTGGCATGAGTCACACGCTTGCAACAAAATCAAAAATGTTGACAGCACCAACCTCAACAGACAGAACGTTCTCCCCATCAAATGTAAGCAATACATCTCCAATGACATCAGCATCTTCTCAGAACCACCAGACCCCAAGCATGAAAACGACCAGAGGAAcacaaaccaccaccatcacagcaGTGAGAACATCAACTGTCTCATCATCGACACGTGCACTCAAATCTACAGAAGACACTTCCCAGAGGACATCTCCTTCAGGTACAACAATCACTTCATACCCACCCTATGTGAGGCAAACAACTACAGTAATATCAAAAATATGGAGAACAAAAACCTCAGCAGATACCACTGTAGGAAACCCGAGGAACACATCACCAACTCTACCGAGACATATCCATCCGGTCTCCACAGTGTCAATGACAACTGGACCAGAGAAACAATCAACTTTACCCCCTTCCACCACTTCTACTGGGAAAACATCAATGTCTCCTCAGAACCGCCAGACTCCAAGCATGAAAACCACCAGTGGAAttcaaaccaccaccatcacagctGTGAGAACATCAACTGTCTCATCAtcaacacatgcacacagatcTACAGAAGGCACTTCCCAGAGGACATCTCCTTCAG cccctgaccctgcagtCACCTGGAGCTCCGCCACCCGATTCACAAGTCACCCCACTCCTCTGTCTGTTACCAGCACTTCTCCAACAGTCACAGGCTCCACCATGAAGGCTGAGACATCAG AAAAAAGCACAACCTCACAGAAGGCAGACTGTGGGGGAAGCACAGCATCACTACCCTCAACAACCTCCCAGACCCTTACCACCTCCACTCCTGGGACTTCTACAG GTGTTCTCCTCTTCCCCTACGGGCCAAGTGCTGGAGACCAGGAGTTTGTCAGGAGGACCGTGGACTTCACCTCACCACTCTTCAAGCCCCAGATCGGCTTCCCCCTTGGCTCCTTGCTCTGGGATTCCCTCTAC TTCACAGATAATGGCCAAATCATTTTCCCGAAGTCAGACTACCAGATTTTCTCCTACCCCAACCCTCCCCTCAGAGGCTTTTCAGACTGGGACTCTGTGGCCATGGTGGCTCCATTCTGGGATGATGCTGATTTCTCCAGCAGCCGGGGAACCATATTTTACCAG GAATATGAGACTCTCTATGATGACTACAACACACTAGTGCAGAAGGTGGAGTCTTCAATTAACACGTTAACGAAAACCGGAAACTACAAAGCCAGATGGACGCTAAAGATCACTTGGGTTCATGTCCCTGCCTATCCTGCCCAGGTGACCATCGGG ACCAACACCTACCAAGCCATCCTTTCCACGGACGGGAGCAGGTCCTACGCCCTGTTTCTCTACCAAAGTGGTGGGATGCAGTGGACTGTGACCGGGCGACCAGGCAACCCTGTCCTGATGGGCTTTTCCAG TGGAGATGGGTATTTCAAAAACAGCCAGTTGACATTCCATCCAGTATGGGAGAAGTATCGTCCAGACCAATTCCTGGATTCCAACTCAG GCCTCCGGGGGCTACAGATCTACAAGCTGCACAGAGAGGAAAAGCCCAATTACCGTCTCCGGTGTCTGCAGTGGTTGAAGAGACAGCCTCAGTGGCCCAGCTGGGGCTGGAACCAGATCTCCTGCCCTTGCTCCTGGAACCAGGGAGTATTGGATTTAAGATTCCAGTCCATCAGCAGAG GCAGCAGGCAGCTGTGCAGCTTCTCCTCCTGGCGTGGGGGTGTGTGCTGCCGCTATGGACCCTGGGGAGAGCTACTCCAAGGCTGGAGAGTGCAGAGTCCTTGGCAACTTG ACCAAGAACTGGAGCTGCAAAACTGGTGTTGCCATTTCAACAGCAACCCCTCCTTCTGCGCCCTGTACCAGCTAAGGAGGCCCCCGGTCAGCTGCACCGGGTACCAGCCCTCAAGTCTTG CCTGGATGGTCGGGGACCCTCACATCACCACCTTGGATGGTGTCAATTACACCTTCAATGGGCTGGGAGACTTCCTGTTGGTCCGGACCCAGGACAGAAACTCCTCCTTCCTGCTGCAGGGCCGCACTGCACAGACACGCTCAGCAAATGCCACCAACTTCATTGGCTTTGCTGCTGAATACCGCTCCAGCAGCCTGCACCCTATCACA GTTCAATGGCTCCTTAAGCCCAATAACACAATCCATGTTCAGCTCAATAACCAGACCATAGCATTTGAGACTAACGGTGAAGATACAAAAG ACCAGGAGATCTTCAACAGCTCTGGAGTCATAATGACCCACCACGGCTCCACGGTATCAGCCAGTTTCGATGGTGCTGTGGCCATCTCCGTGCTCGCTATCTCCAACAtcctccacatctcctgcagcctTTCGAAGGGGTATCAGAACCACACTGAAGGCCTCATGG GCTTCTGGAACGGCAATCCAGATGATGACTTCAGGATGCCCAATGGCTCCACCATACCGAAAAGGAGCTCCGAGGAGATGCTTTTCCACTATGGAATGACCT GGAAAATCAACGGAACAAGCCTTTTTGGCAAGAGGGACGACAATTTGCCTTCCAGCTTCACCCCTGTCTTCCTTTCACAACTGCTGCGAAACACATCCCTGAATAAAAATTTGACCTCTTCTTGTCATGGAGATGATCAATGCATCTTTGATGTCCTGGCTACAGGAAGTGAAAAGCTCGGAAATGACACTAGGGCGATATTTAGAATCTACCAGCAGATGAACACTACCCTGA ATCGGTACCCACCCTCTATCAAGGGTCCTGATGTGATAAAAGCCTACATGGGACAGACCACAGTGGTTAATTACACCAGCGACGCTAAGGACATCACATTCACCCTCAGAGAAAACTGCACGGACTTCAAGCTCTTTG AGAATGGGACATTGCTATGGACACCAAAGCTGCTGGAACCATTTACTCTGGAGATTCTAGCAAGCAGTGACCAGGGAAGCTTGTCATCTGTACTCAAGCCAAGGACAGTGGTCTGTGAGTGCAAGGCAGAGAGCCAGTGTTTGTACAACCAGACCAGCTGGGTGAACAACTCCTCCCTGGAG GCAGCGGATTGCAAGTGCGATGGGAATACCTTCGGCCGCTACTGCAACTACTCCAAGGACCCCTGTGACGAGCAGTGCTTCCCGAATGTGAAGTGCATTTCCGGAAAGGGCTGCGAAGCCTGCCCCCCGCACCTTACTGGGGATGGACGTCACTGTGCAT CTCTGGAGAAACCCTTCCTCTGTCAGAATAAGTCCTGCCCTGAGGACTACTGCTACAACAACGGCTTCTGCTCCGTCTCCCACACTCTGGGCTGCCAGCCCGTCTGCACCTGCCCCTCGGCCTTCACCGACGCCCGCTGCTTCCTGGCTGGGAACAATTTCACTCCAACCGTCCATCAAG AGCTTCCTTTAAGGATCATCCAGCTCTCGCTCACTGAAGACGAAAATGCCTCCCAAGCAGATGTCAATGCCTCG GTGGCCTATAGACTGAAGAACCTGGAATTGTGGGCCTTTCTCTGGAACAGACAAGTGGATCAAAC TAAACCCTCAACGGCACCAGCCTCAGGAAGCTCCCTTCACCACTGGAACATCATCTCTGAGTTCCAGTACCGCCCTGAGGGCCCTGTCATTGACTTCCTGAACAACCGGCTGCTGGACGCAGTGGTGAAGGCGTTCTTACCCCCGGCTCCCCAGATGAGGGCGAAGAGAAGTGGGGGGCCCAGGAACAACGTGGCCTTCCATTCCATCTCCAGGAAGGACGTGAACAGTGTGATGGCTC TGAATGTGAGCATGCTGGCAACTTACTTGCAATGCAATGGCTACAAGGACTACCACCTGGTCTACAGCCCCCAGGGTGGCTTCACCTGCGTGTCCCCCTGCAGTCAGGGCTACTGTAAGCACGGAGGCCAGTGCCAGCACCTGCCGGATGGGCCCCGCTGCAG ctgTGTGCCCTTCTCCATCTACACGCCCTGGGGCAAGCGctgtgagcaactgagcatgaaacTCGGAGCCTTCTTCGGGATCCTCTTCGGGACCCTGGGCGCCATCTTGCTGCTGGGGGTCGCGGTGTTTGTGATCCTGCGTTTCTGGGGCTCCCGGGCCCGTTTATCCTACCGGCTGGGTCCGAGAGCTGAGGCCTCGCCCCGAACACGAACACGGGCTGCTATGGCCTAG